DNA from Thermococcus argininiproducens:
TACCCATATGATACTAACTTGGGAGGAAAAACTTGATAGAAGAAATGAAAGGTAGTCATTCAAGAAGCTTTTCAAGTTCCATCCTTATTTTCTCTATCTTATCCTTGATATTCTCAAACTTGATCTTATAAGCCTCAAGCTCTTCGATTTTCTGAACTAAAGACCTCTTTTCTTCATTTAATCTTTTGATTTCTTCCTCTTTTTCGCGAAGCTGGTTTTCCAGCCTTTTAACTTCCTCTTCGAGCTGTTTAAGCTTTTCTTCCTCCACTCTTTTACTCTGGAGCTCCATGAGTTTTAGTTTAGTTTCCATCAACTCCTTCTCAATATTTTTCTTCTCTTTTTTAAGTCTCTCAAAGTCCACCCTTGTTTTTTCAAGTTCCTTTCTTAATCTTTCTATTTCTTCTTGGGCCTTTTCAGCTTCCGCAAGTTTTGCAATCTCTTTCATCTTCTCAAGTTCTTTTTTGACAGTCTCATACTCTAATTTGAGCTTCTCGTACTCTTTCATCAATTTTTCATACTCCTCTTTTGCAATGACTTCCTTTAGTCCGCCCTTCTCAATTATTTCAATTGTTTTTATTAATTCATCCAGCTTTCCCTGCTTGATTAGTTCGTAAGTCTCCCTCACCAGCTGACCTGCCTTGCTTTCACCTTTAAGATGTTTTCTTATGGTCTGCTCCGTTCTTCCAAGCTCCCTTGCGATTTCACTTGTTATCATTCCTGCTTTTTCTCTTGCTATCGCTCCAGCTGCAACTGCCAGACTATCAACCCACGTCAACCTCTCTGCTGAGTCCTTAATTAACTCGATAACCTCTGGCCTAAAGAGAGTTGCAAAGAGAAGAATACTCTCTAATTGGTGAATCTCCTGTCTTCCGATTGGATTAAGGGGTATTTCTATTTCCATCCCCTCACCCCCTCAGATTTCTACGATTCCACCTCTCTTCAGTATTTTGTTTGCATAAACTATAATTCCCTTATCTGTTATATCAAAGGGATGTCTCCTCATTGAGTGACTTGTACCTCTCATTTTCCATACTGTAAGAGAACGTTTGAGTTCTCCATCGATTTCGTCTAGATCTAACCTTATAATACCATCAACTCCATGCTCTACTCCAGGCCCACCAAATCCTCTTTCTCCAACGCTAATCTGGCTCACAAATATACTTGTACACCCTGTTCCGGCTAAAACTCTTTTTAACTGTAGAATTATACTTCTCGCTATGGCCGGCTTGTTTATATAAAGGGTTGTTACAGAATCTACCACTACCCTCTTAGCGTCTATATCCTTTATGGCCTGTCTGAGAACATCAATAAACTCTCTGAGGTCTGTCAAATCGTGGACTATATATTTCTCATATTCCCTTGATCTCCCAATCCCTGCTGTAAAAGCATCCACCATAGCAAACATTCCTTGGTCCTCATAAGGCCTAATATCCCAACCAAATTGGGCCATGTTCTGTCTAATCTGAACTGGATGTTCCTCTAATGCAACATAAATTCCTGGTTCTCCTTTCTGCAGCCCATTCCACAGGAATTGCTGGCTAAAAATCGTCTTTCCTGTTCCTGGACCTCCACTAAGCAGAACTACGTTCCTTTCAGGAATTCCACCATGAAGTATTTCATCCATACCTGGTATCCCTGTTTCAACCCTTTTTATCACTTCTATCACCTCCTATGGAGATTGTTGATAAGTTTTATAGGATTTCAAGAGAACAGTGATTTTAGTTACCATTTGGTATTATATTAAGTAAAAGTATTTAAATTTTACGGTGCTTAGAAATGATGAACAACTATAAATAGCCCAGATTATATCCAAAAGACCCATTTCAGGGCAGAAAGGACATTAAATGATGTATCAATCTTCCTAATTTTATCGCAAACTTTATAAATTGAGACCTAATTTAGTGTTATTGGCGGGGGCGTGGTGTAGCCTG
Protein-coding regions in this window:
- a CDS encoding transcriptional regulator, with translation MEIEIPLNPIGRQEIHQLESILLFATLFRPEVIELIKDSAERLTWVDSLAVAAGAIAREKAGMITSEIARELGRTEQTIRKHLKGESKAGQLVRETYELIKQGKLDELIKTIEIIEKGGLKEVIAKEEYEKLMKEYEKLKLEYETVKKELEKMKEIAKLAEAEKAQEEIERLRKELEKTRVDFERLKKEKKNIEKELMETKLKLMELQSKRVEEEKLKQLEEEVKRLENQLREKEEEIKRLNEEKRSLVQKIEELEAYKIKFENIKDKIEKIRMELEKLLE
- a CDS encoding KaiC domain-containing protein, with translation MIKRVETGIPGMDEILHGGIPERNVVLLSGGPGTGKTIFSQQFLWNGLQKGEPGIYVALEEHPVQIRQNMAQFGWDIRPYEDQGMFAMVDAFTAGIGRSREYEKYIVHDLTDLREFIDVLRQAIKDIDAKRVVVDSVTTLYINKPAIARSIILQLKRVLAGTGCTSIFVSQISVGERGFGGPGVEHGVDGIIRLDLDEIDGELKRSLTVWKMRGTSHSMRRHPFDITDKGIIVYANKILKRGGIVEI